One genomic region from Strix uralensis isolate ZFMK-TIS-50842 chromosome 5, bStrUra1, whole genome shotgun sequence encodes:
- the CRADD gene encoding death domain-containing protein CRADD isoform X2, protein MDARDKQLLRSLRLELCTEVLVDGVVIQYLYQEGILTDSHVQEIKSQTTSQRKTMMLLDILPTRGPKAFDAFLDSLQEFPWVKDKLMVKRKEMAVQDPAGSFWETVIMSATLSEIYIPRHVWSSSDFITALHYCLQGNYELFPHEAGEYQKSWNWTSVTVNPGASDRAHSPKVCQFLVGKGR, encoded by the exons ATGGATGCCAGAGACAAGCAGCTTTTACGCTCCCTGCGCCTGGAGCTCTGCACAGAGGTGCTGGTGGATGGAGTTGTTATTCAGTATCTCTACCAAGAAGGCATTCTCACAGACAGCCATGTTCAAGaaataaaatcccaaaccacCAGTCAGAGGAAAACCATGATGCTCCTTGATATTCTCCCCACCAGAGGACCCAAAGCTTTTGATGCGTTCTTGGATTCCTTACAGGAGTTCCCATGGGTTAAAGACAAGCTGATGGTGAAGCGTAAGGAAATGGCAGTACAAGATCCTGCAG GTTCATTCTGGGAAACTGTCATCATGTCAGCAACATTGTCTGAGATATACATACCCAGACACGTCTGGAGCTCTTCAGACTTCATCACTGCCTTGCATTACTGCCTACAGGGTAATTATGAACTCTTTCCACACGAGGCTGGAGAATACCAGAAGTCCTGGAATTGGACATCTGTAACTGTTAATCCTGGAGCATCAGATCGGGCACACAGTCCCAAAGTATGCCAGTtcctggtggggaaggggaggtag